The proteins below come from a single Ovis aries strain OAR_USU_Benz2616 breed Rambouillet chromosome 18, ARS-UI_Ramb_v3.0, whole genome shotgun sequence genomic window:
- the LOC101113438 gene encoding solute carrier family 25 member 44-like, translating into MEDKRNIQIIEWEHLDKKNFYVFGVAMTMMIRVSAYPFTLIRTRLQVQKGRSLYHGTFDAFIKILQADGVTGLYRGFLVNTFTLISGQCYVTTYELTRKFVADYSQSNTVKSLVAGGSASLVAQSITVPIDVVSQQLMMQRKGEKMGRFQVRGSPEGHGVVAFGQTKDIIRQILRADGLGGFYRG; encoded by the coding sequence ATGGAGGACAAACGTAACATCCAGATCATCGAGTGGGAACACCTGGACAAGAAGAATTTCTACGTGTTTGGTGTGGCAATGACAATGATGATCCGCGTCAGCGCCTACCCCTTCACCCTCATCCGCACTCGGTTGCAGGTTCAGAAAGGCAGGAGCCTCTACCATGGGACCTTCGACGCCTTCATCAAGATCCTACAGGCGGACGGTGTGACTGGCCTCTATCGGGGGTTCCTGGTCAACACCTTCACCCTCATATCTGGCCAGTGCTATGTCACCACTTACGAGCTCACCCGGAAGTTCGTAGCTGACTACAGCCAGAGCAACACCGTCAAGTCGCTGGTGGCTGGTGGCTCGGCCTCTCTCGTGGCCCAGAGCATCACGGTGCCCATTGATGTGGTCTCCCAGCAACTGATGATGCAGCGCAAGGGTGAGAAGATGGGCCGCTTCCAAGTGCGAGGGAGTCCAGAGGGACACGGGGTAGTTGCCTTTGGCCAAACCAAGGACATCATCAGGCAGATCCTGCGGGCTGACGGACTTGGTGGCTTCTACCGAGGCTAA